From Carassius auratus strain Wakin chromosome 1, ASM336829v1, whole genome shotgun sequence, the proteins below share one genomic window:
- the LOC113108849 gene encoding EGF-containing fibulin-like extracellular matrix protein 1 — protein MFPTTHLKWTLLHFGLFLVSSESCEKGFDGKNGGCVDADECVTVPSVCGDNARCFNTHGSYYCNCNEGFQADKHNFTHETGQCRDINECVEDECPGNMKCVNTFGSYNCTCRKGYKTTRLDTDCEDIDECKDAPDVCGTNAQCYNQEGAYSCKCDQGYSNSGNKQLVCTEIVHFCLANE, from the exons ATGTTTCCTACCACACACCTGAAGTGGACACTTCTTCATTTTG gTCTGTTCCTGGTGTCCAGTGAATCATGTGAAAAGGGATTTGACGGAAAAAACGGCGGCTGTGTTG ATGCAGATGAGTGTGTGACGGTTCCGAGTGTGTGTGGTGATAACGCTCGGTGTTTCAATACACATGGAAGTTACTACTGCAACTGTAATGAAGGATTTCAGGCAGATAAACACAACTTCACCCATGAAACAGGACAGTGTAGAG ATATCAATGAGTGTGTTGAGGATGAATGCCCAGGTAATATGAAGTGTGTGAACACCTTTGGCTCGTACAATTGCACGTGTCGAAAAGGATACAAGACCACAAGACTAGACACAGATTGTGAAG ACATCGATGAGTGTAAAGATGCTCCAGATGTTTGTGGCACAAACGCACAGTGCTACAATCAAGAGGGCGCATACAGCTGCAAATGTGACCAGGGTTACAGTAATTCTGGAAATAAGCAGTTAGTATGCACTG AGATTGTGCATTTCTGTCTGGCTAATGAATGA